A stretch of the Acidimicrobiales bacterium genome encodes the following:
- a CDS encoding MaoC family dehydratase has translation MPTTVSDLPELKRLVGEHLGHSEWRQVTQEAVNLFADATGDHQWIHVDVERAKSGPFGGPIAHGYFTLSLAPVLLPEVLQVGGIAMAVNYGCNKVRFPSPVPVGSRVRLGATLAGVEDVAGGAQVTVDLSFEVEGQEKPACVAQVVYRYLV, from the coding sequence ATGCCCACCACTGTCAGCGACCTCCCCGAGCTGAAGCGCCTCGTCGGCGAGCACCTCGGCCACAGCGAATGGCGCCAGGTGACCCAGGAGGCGGTCAACCTGTTCGCCGACGCGACCGGTGACCACCAGTGGATCCACGTCGACGTGGAGCGGGCCAAGTCCGGACCGTTCGGCGGTCCGATCGCCCACGGCTACTTCACCCTCTCCCTGGCCCCGGTGCTGCTCCCTGAGGTTCTGCAGGTCGGGGGGATCGCGATGGCGGTCAACTACGGGTGCAACAAGGTCCGCTTCCCGAGCCCGGTCCCGGTGGGCTCCCGGGTGCGCCTGGGCGCCACCCTCGCCGGGGTCGAGGACGTGGCCGGGGGCGCCCAGGTGACGGTGGACCTCAGCTTCGAGGTCGAGGGCCAGGAGAAGCCGGCGTGCGTGGCCCAGGTCGTCTACCGCTACCTCGTCTGA
- a CDS encoding helix-turn-helix domain-containing protein, whose translation MSTTWLGTREAAEELGITLRTLYRFIDEGMVPAYRFGRVIRLKADDVERFIEASRIAPGSLEHLYPDLKSSHSSASEPNGT comes from the coding sequence ATGTCCACAACATGGTTAGGGACCCGGGAAGCGGCCGAGGAGCTGGGGATAACTCTGCGGACGCTGTACCGGTTCATCGACGAGGGCATGGTGCCGGCCTACCGGTTCGGCCGGGTCATCCGCCTCAAGGCCGACGACGTGGAGCGGTTCATCGAGGCCTCGCGGATCGCCCCGGGCAGCCTCGAGCACCTCTACCCCGACCTGAAGAGCAGCCACAGCTCGGCCAGCGAGCCCAACGGCACGTAG